Proteins encoded within one genomic window of uncultured Desulfobacter sp.:
- a CDS encoding flagellar motor protein MotB — protein sequence MRPPKNLISELEISELKRLRMKRQSLLEECEPEDSGLWAMLDIMTLILAFFIMLYSNQAHMPQTPKIKDDPKQARRPVEVVQEPAKPVKKVSASKLNFLTMEDQLHQVMEKSNISNYTVNVTKTRLVLTLGEAISFPPGQAELIDYIKPALKDLASFFITEPEYRIIVAGHTDNTPIHTAQFPSNWELSAARAMSVAKFLIECRVAPERINIEGFGQYQPIGDNAHFLGREANRRVEISLVKKEDPS from the coding sequence ATGAGACCCCCTAAAAATCTTATATCTGAGCTTGAGATTTCAGAATTAAAACGGCTCCGTATGAAACGCCAAAGCCTTCTGGAGGAATGCGAACCAGAAGATTCGGGTCTATGGGCGATGCTGGATATCATGACCCTGATCCTGGCCTTCTTTATCATGCTGTACAGCAACCAGGCACATATGCCCCAGACCCCAAAAATCAAGGATGATCCAAAGCAGGCACGCCGACCCGTTGAAGTCGTCCAAGAACCTGCCAAACCAGTAAAAAAAGTTAGCGCGTCCAAGTTGAATTTTCTCACCATGGAAGACCAATTGCACCAAGTCATGGAAAAATCCAATATTTCAAATTATACGGTTAACGTCACAAAAACCAGACTCGTTCTGACCCTGGGTGAAGCCATCAGCTTTCCTCCCGGCCAGGCCGAATTGATAGATTATATCAAACCGGCACTAAAGGATCTGGCCTCATTTTTCATAACAGAACCTGAATACAGAATCATTGTTGCCGGTCATACGGACAATACCCCCATCCATACGGCCCAGTTTCCCTCCAACTGGGAGCTGTCCGCAGCAAGGGCCATGAGTGTCGCCAAATTCTTAATTGAATGTCGGGTGGCTCCGGAACGGATCAATATCGAAGGATTCGGCCAGTACCAGCCCATTGGAGACAACGCGCATTTTTTGGGCAGGGAAGCCAACCGGCGTGTGGAGATATCCCTGGTCAAAAAAGAAGACCCATCGTAA
- a CDS encoding MFS transporter produces MNRRNRNPHPKISTGHTIFIVSAVQFLAPFMMSAVGVALPTIGRFYGASAVSLALVEMVYMLAVTLFLLPVGRLADITGRKKIFVSGVALFALATILLPFSPSIDIFIAIRFLQGIGVSCTVSTSVAILSSVVPKEKRGKAMGIIVACVYLGLSAGPTLAGLMIAWLGWQWIFFASVPLAMAALIFTLTQLKGEWKGAEGESFDWIGSLIYMAALSCLIVGVSHLESQTWAPHLMAAGMVFMVCFSIFEYRHLSPILDIRLVLSNRVFAFSNIATWINYAASFGLTFFFSLYLQVVKGMSAQATGFVLIAQPIIQAALSPLSGTLSDKISASKLSTAGMAICAAGLGVATFLGQDTRTWQVLVVLVIMGLGFAAFSTPNMTTVMGSVEPRHYGIASSLVATMRSIGMLTAMTITTLLLSMFMGEAKVTTATAPQFLQTMHTAFIIFAGLSLVGIIFSMARVEPTKTPARKR; encoded by the coding sequence ATGAACAGACGCAACCGCAATCCCCACCCAAAAATCTCCACCGGCCACACCATATTTATTGTCTCCGCGGTCCAGTTCCTGGCACCGTTCATGATGTCCGCGGTTGGCGTGGCACTGCCCACCATTGGTCGATTTTACGGTGCCAGTGCCGTGTCTCTGGCCCTGGTGGAAATGGTCTATATGCTCGCCGTCACCCTGTTTCTTTTGCCAGTCGGTCGGCTGGCAGACATCACGGGAAGAAAAAAAATCTTTGTCTCAGGTGTGGCCTTATTTGCCCTTGCCACAATCCTTCTGCCCTTTTCCCCGTCCATTGACATCTTCATCGCCATTCGATTTTTGCAGGGTATTGGTGTATCGTGCACTGTCTCTACCTCCGTGGCCATTTTATCTTCTGTGGTACCTAAAGAAAAACGGGGGAAAGCCATGGGCATCATTGTGGCTTGTGTCTATCTGGGACTGTCCGCCGGTCCCACCTTGGCCGGACTCATGATCGCCTGGCTGGGCTGGCAGTGGATCTTTTTTGCGTCTGTCCCCCTGGCCATGGCAGCCCTGATTTTCACCCTGACCCAGCTGAAGGGGGAGTGGAAAGGAGCTGAAGGGGAATCCTTTGACTGGATAGGCAGCCTTATCTATATGGCAGCGCTCTCCTGCCTGATCGTCGGAGTGTCCCATCTTGAAAGCCAGACGTGGGCGCCTCACCTGATGGCAGCCGGCATGGTTTTCATGGTTTGCTTTTCAATTTTTGAGTACCGGCACCTTTCCCCCATATTGGATATCCGTCTGGTGCTGAGCAACCGAGTCTTTGCGTTCAGCAATATTGCCACATGGATCAACTATGCCGCCTCATTCGGGCTCACATTTTTCTTTTCCTTATACCTGCAGGTGGTCAAAGGCATGTCCGCCCAGGCTACAGGTTTTGTGCTCATTGCCCAACCGATTATTCAGGCGGCGCTTTCACCGTTATCCGGCACACTTTCAGACAAAATCTCTGCCTCCAAATTATCCACGGCAGGCATGGCCATTTGCGCCGCAGGTCTTGGCGTTGCAACCTTTCTTGGCCAGGACACCCGCACCTGGCAGGTGCTGGTGGTGCTGGTAATCATGGGTTTGGGATTTGCTGCTTTTTCCACACCCAACATGACCACGGTCATGGGCTCTGTGGAACCAAGGCATTACGGCATTGCCTCAAGCCTTGTGGCCACCATGCGCAGCATCGGCATGCTCACGGCCATGACCATCACGACCCTTTTGCTGAGTATGTTCATGGGTGAAGCCAAAGTTACCACAGCCACAGCCCCCCAATTTCTACAAACCATGCATACGGCCTTTATAATATTTGCCGGCCTCAGTCTGGTGGGCATTATTTTCTCTATGGCCCGGGTAGAGCCGACAAAAACCCCTGCCCGGAAACGCTGA
- a CDS encoding YgiQ family radical SAM protein, with the protein MFLPTTRKELDDRGIERLDVILVTGDTYIDSPFMGASLIGRVLESKGFNVGIIAQPNTDSAQDISRLGEPRLFWGITGGAVDSMVANYTASKKRRKQDDYTPGGENTQRPDRAVIVYTNLVRRFFKPTVPIVLGGIEASLRRIAHYDFWSNKIRRSILFDAKADYLLFGMAHHSIVELARALETKQNTDKTLKTDKKPQDPVTQIAGLGYIAKTPKGIELPAYEAVIRDKNLYIQSFKTFYDNTDPKLAQPLSQAHADRFLVLNPPAPFSSTQEMDEIHDLNFQRNVHPYYRALGHVRAMDTIRFSIPTHYGCYGECNFCAITVHQGRTVRWRSKNSIIAEAKKMARDKDFKGYIFDLGGPTANMYGYECEKKLKKGACTHRRCLFPTPCPSLSPDHGPQMNLLKEIGRLAGVKKVFLNSGIRHDLILMDKQKGQAYLKQVVADHVSGQMKLAPEHCAPGVLALMGKPDIESLVAFKHRFDRICNTLNKKQYLTYYLIAAHPGCTIKEMNELKDFTRNELHITPEQVQIFTPTPSTFSTLMYYTGMDPFAMVPVSVEKDLRAKEKQKQIITRKAERRHQTQPRQKQHQGKFSRQGKKHSKRKK; encoded by the coding sequence ATGTTTTTACCCACCACCCGCAAAGAACTTGACGACCGGGGCATTGAACGGCTTGATGTAATTCTTGTCACCGGCGACACATACATTGACTCCCCGTTCATGGGGGCCAGCCTGATCGGCCGGGTCCTGGAATCAAAGGGATTTAACGTGGGCATCATTGCCCAGCCGAACACGGACAGCGCCCAGGACATCTCCCGGTTAGGCGAACCCCGGCTCTTTTGGGGCATCACCGGTGGTGCTGTGGATTCCATGGTGGCCAACTACACGGCATCAAAAAAAAGACGCAAGCAGGATGACTACACACCCGGCGGAGAAAACACACAGCGGCCGGACCGTGCGGTCATTGTATACACCAATCTTGTGCGGCGCTTTTTCAAACCCACCGTCCCCATTGTGTTAGGCGGCATTGAAGCAAGCCTTCGGCGCATTGCCCACTATGATTTCTGGTCCAATAAAATTCGACGATCTATTTTGTTTGATGCCAAGGCAGATTATCTTTTATTCGGCATGGCCCATCATAGTATCGTGGAACTTGCCAGGGCCTTAGAGACTAAACAGAACACCGACAAAACGCTGAAAACGGACAAAAAGCCCCAAGACCCTGTTACACAGATTGCCGGTCTGGGATATATCGCTAAAACACCCAAAGGTATAGAACTGCCAGCCTATGAGGCAGTAATTAGGGACAAAAACCTTTATATCCAAAGTTTTAAAACATTTTACGACAATACAGACCCCAAGCTTGCCCAGCCCCTGAGCCAGGCCCATGCAGACCGGTTTCTTGTTTTAAATCCCCCGGCACCATTCAGTTCCACCCAAGAGATGGACGAGATTCATGATCTGAATTTTCAACGAAATGTTCACCCCTATTACCGGGCTTTAGGCCATGTCCGAGCCATGGACACCATCCGGTTTTCCATTCCCACCCATTACGGCTGTTATGGAGAGTGTAATTTCTGCGCCATCACCGTTCACCAAGGACGGACGGTAAGATGGCGCAGCAAAAACTCCATCATTGCCGAGGCAAAAAAAATGGCCAGGGACAAAGATTTCAAAGGCTATATCTTTGACTTAGGCGGTCCCACCGCCAACATGTACGGATATGAATGTGAAAAAAAACTAAAGAAAGGCGCCTGTACCCATAGACGATGTCTATTCCCAACCCCATGCCCATCCCTTTCACCGGACCATGGTCCCCAGATGAATTTGCTCAAAGAAATCGGTCGTCTGGCAGGAGTCAAAAAGGTATTTCTCAACTCAGGCATCCGCCATGACCTGATCCTCATGGATAAACAAAAAGGCCAGGCATACTTAAAACAGGTCGTTGCCGACCATGTCTCCGGCCAGATGAAGCTGGCACCGGAACATTGTGCGCCCGGTGTGCTTGCACTTATGGGAAAACCGGACATAGAGAGTCTTGTTGCGTTCAAACACCGGTTTGACCGCATCTGCAACACACTGAATAAAAAACAATACCTGACCTATTACCTGATCGCGGCCCACCCCGGATGCACCATTAAAGAAATGAATGAGTTGAAGGATTTCACCCGGAACGAGCTTCACATCACACCTGAACAAGTCCAGATCTTTACCCCCACGCCATCCACCTTTTCCACGCTGATGTATTATACCGGCATGGACCCATTTGCCATGGTTCCCGTGTCTGTGGAAAAAGACCTCCGGGCCAAGGAAAAACAAAAACAGATTATCACCCGAAAAGCAGAACGCCGGCACCAAACCCAGCCACGGCAAAAACAGCATCAGGGTAAATTTTCCAGACAAGGCAAAAAGCACAGCAAAAGAAAAAAGTAA
- a CDS encoding FadR/GntR family transcriptional regulator, with protein MRKKTTTAPQTENKMASIFKKAKQSRVFQDVVEQIEDAILNGRLEPGTRLPAERELKEMFNTSRGTLREALRVLEQKGLIRIKLGVAGGAYVKQIDAEPVMQSLALLIRSGKVSPDHLAEFRIKIEGAIVELAAQRATPGDIETMEDLYEQARQHYENGDWESFLKTDEAMHAYIGTMSGNPVFQLLQQSIHTNIHEYYGYYLPMNKESTLENLNDFKKIIAALKSGNGRDAADLIMDHVARFNKKMTRKVDSHPLP; from the coding sequence ATGCGAAAAAAAACCACCACAGCCCCTCAGACTGAAAATAAAATGGCATCCATTTTCAAAAAGGCAAAACAAAGCCGGGTGTTCCAGGATGTTGTTGAGCAAATTGAAGACGCGATTTTAAACGGTCGGCTTGAACCCGGTACCCGGTTGCCTGCGGAACGTGAACTTAAAGAGATGTTTAACACCAGCCGGGGCACCCTGCGGGAAGCCCTGCGTGTTCTGGAACAAAAAGGCCTGATCCGCATAAAGCTTGGCGTTGCCGGCGGTGCCTATGTGAAACAGATTGATGCTGAACCTGTGATGCAGTCCCTTGCCTTGCTGATCCGATCTGGCAAGGTGTCTCCGGATCACCTGGCCGAATTCAGGATCAAGATTGAAGGCGCCATTGTGGAACTGGCTGCCCAGCGGGCCACGCCCGGGGATATTGAAACAATGGAAGATCTTTATGAACAGGCCCGGCAGCATTATGAAAACGGGGACTGGGAAAGTTTTTTAAAAACCGATGAAGCCATGCATGCCTATATCGGCACCATGTCCGGCAATCCCGTATTCCAGCTTCTCCAGCAGAGCATACACACCAATATCCATGAATACTATGGCTATTACCTGCCCATGAACAAAGAGAGCACCCTTGAAAATCTCAACGATTTCAAAAAAATCATTGCCGCCCTTAAATCGGGGAATGGAAGGGATGCCGCAGACCTGATCATGGATCATGTGGCCCGGTTCAACAAAAAAATGACCCGAAAAGTAGATTCTCACCCACTGCCGTAA
- a CDS encoding CDP-alcohol phosphatidyltransferase family protein: protein MERILVITASGALGALFFFWFSHILKKKASVRQFVESHLWLMHPNSICYWRTGFAFLGFVLYFYSPYQSLSIFIFTFAAILDGIDGVVARGCNLVSRWGEWLDPMCDKLTYLPPLVGFAYTTDSVTGMTILSPNLIWVLVAIELVGQFFARRMLAWLNVSGAANNFGKIKAIICFALVILCALLHATPGMLNIGNGVLAFCILLSAASMIFKFVPNRLYADILSMLNFMCGVTSLILTYHHCYAWAICVIIMGQLFDLFDGRMALKHGGTKYGPWLDDIADFVSFGLAPAYMIIVRGGTFAPFFAVIYVVGVAYRLVRFVTRDKGRTDLPTGIFNGFPSPAGALIVLGISLITGPVLLWFFTAVSTALMVSNIRFAHLGRVILKQIPRPIFFLISASIIVILAYILKTKNVHMFGYLILAFVIIYLAAGRIWAQKTTAQGTPG from the coding sequence ATGGAACGAATTTTGGTAATTACGGCATCCGGTGCCTTGGGGGCCCTGTTTTTTTTCTGGTTCTCACACATCTTGAAGAAAAAGGCATCTGTCCGGCAGTTTGTTGAATCTCATTTGTGGCTGATGCATCCCAACTCCATCTGCTACTGGCGCACAGGTTTTGCTTTTTTGGGGTTCGTTCTCTATTTTTATTCGCCCTATCAATCTTTGTCCATTTTTATTTTTACCTTTGCTGCGATTCTTGATGGGATCGACGGGGTTGTTGCCCGGGGGTGCAATTTGGTGTCTCGGTGGGGAGAGTGGCTGGACCCCATGTGCGACAAACTCACCTATCTGCCACCCTTGGTCGGATTTGCCTATACCACGGATTCCGTAACCGGTATGACGATCCTTTCCCCTAACTTGATCTGGGTTCTTGTGGCAATTGAGTTGGTCGGCCAATTTTTTGCCCGCAGGATGCTGGCCTGGCTCAATGTGTCCGGGGCGGCTAATAACTTTGGGAAAATCAAGGCTATTATCTGTTTTGCCCTGGTGATTCTGTGTGCATTGTTGCATGCTACTCCTGGTATGCTGAACATCGGTAACGGGGTGTTGGCCTTCTGCATTCTTCTTTCTGCGGCATCCATGATTTTTAAGTTTGTGCCCAACCGGCTTTATGCCGATATTTTGTCCATGCTCAATTTCATGTGCGGTGTTACCAGCCTGATTTTAACCTATCATCACTGTTATGCCTGGGCTATCTGTGTGATCATCATGGGTCAGCTTTTTGATTTGTTTGACGGGCGCATGGCCCTTAAACACGGGGGAACCAAGTACGGTCCATGGCTGGACGATATCGCTGATTTTGTCAGCTTCGGTCTGGCTCCGGCCTATATGATAATCGTTCGAGGCGGCACCTTTGCTCCGTTTTTTGCCGTGATTTACGTGGTGGGTGTGGCCTATCGTCTGGTGCGGTTTGTTACCCGGGACAAGGGGCGCACAGACTTGCCAACCGGAATTTTTAACGGATTCCCTAGTCCTGCCGGTGCTCTGATTGTTTTGGGTATATCCCTTATAACCGGGCCTGTATTGCTCTGGTTTTTCACTGCGGTGTCTACGGCCTTGATGGTCAGCAATATCCGGTTTGCTCATTTGGGTAGGGTGATTCTTAAACAAATCCCCAGACCTATTTTTTTTCTGATTTCCGCTAGTATTATTGTGATTTTAGCCTATATTTTGAAAACTAAAAATGTTCATATGTTTGGATATCTTATCCTGGCGTTTGTGATCATTTATTTGGCCGCAGGCAGGATTTGGGCACAAAAGACAACTGCACAGGGTACGCCCGGGTGA
- a CDS encoding class I SAM-dependent methyltransferase codes for MSDIRKGRQKYYNIFSHFYDLFIKMHSHNHGEETRKFLVNSAKLGEKNHPRVLDICCGTGSVALAFTQKHPNVQSIGYDFAVGMLHKAKQKDTSGRTQFISGDAARLSFADNSFDVVCCSHALYELKNEVRTAALLEMKRVVKPYGLVLIMEHEVPRKRLIKILFYIRMMSMGPKDAREFVKQGTLPFQKIFADVTLSHSQSGKSKLITCSKT; via the coding sequence ATGTCAGATATACGAAAGGGCAGGCAGAAGTATTATAATATTTTCTCGCATTTTTATGACCTGTTTATAAAAATGCATTCCCATAATCATGGAGAAGAGACGCGCAAATTTCTTGTGAATTCCGCCAAGTTGGGGGAAAAAAATCATCCCAGGGTATTGGATATATGTTGCGGGACCGGGTCGGTCGCGCTTGCGTTTACCCAAAAGCATCCAAACGTTCAATCCATCGGCTATGATTTTGCTGTAGGGATGCTGCACAAGGCAAAACAAAAGGACACATCCGGTCGAACCCAATTCATTAGCGGAGACGCAGCAAGGTTATCATTTGCGGATAACAGTTTTGATGTTGTCTGCTGTTCCCATGCCCTGTATGAATTGAAAAATGAAGTGAGAACAGCGGCGCTTTTAGAAATGAAACGGGTGGTAAAACCGTATGGTTTGGTCTTGATTATGGAACATGAAGTGCCGCGCAAACGGCTTATTAAAATTTTGTTTTACATACGCATGATGTCCATGGGCCCCAAAGATGCCCGGGAGTTTGTAAAACAAGGCACGTTACCGTTCCAAAAAATCTTTGCCGACGTCACCCTGTCCCATTCCCAATCAGGAAAAAGTAAACTAATCACTTGCAGTAAAACTTGA
- a CDS encoding FAD-dependent oxidoreductase, protein MPDMPVIKGLFKSKMKLVTSVDVFTDAQAAGDKVIVLGGGFTGLITAHKLGDMGKEVVVLNRKKSFAEEMSSNDRYYLRERLTACGVILYKMVAVKAFTDAGVIFTSKGEPLTLEGFDTVVISEKHQPVRDAKHLEKQSRAKFHVIGDAKTPRHLMFCIAEAEEAGRSI, encoded by the coding sequence ATGCCGGATATGCCTGTGATCAAGGGATTGTTTAAAAGCAAAATGAAACTTGTCACCAGTGTGGATGTATTCACAGATGCCCAGGCTGCCGGAGACAAGGTGATTGTGCTCGGTGGCGGGTTCACCGGGCTGATTACGGCCCATAAACTGGGAGATATGGGAAAAGAGGTGGTGGTCCTGAACCGTAAAAAGAGTTTTGCCGAAGAGATGTCCTCAAATGACCGGTATTATTTGCGGGAGCGCCTGACGGCCTGCGGTGTCATTTTATACAAGATGGTGGCGGTTAAGGCCTTTACCGATGCCGGTGTAATTTTTACATCCAAGGGAGAGCCTTTAACCCTTGAGGGGTTTGACACGGTTGTCATTTCGGAAAAACATCAGCCTGTCAGGGATGCGAAACATCTGGAAAAACAGAGCCGGGCAAAATTCCATGTGATTGGGGATGCCAAAACACCCAGACATCTGATGTTCTGTATTGCCGAAGCTGAAGAAGCCGGCCGGTCCATATAG
- a CDS encoding NAD(P)-binding protein: protein MLSDLFSPIRIQHMEVKNRLLMSAMSINFGVDENCHVTDQLTEYFAARAKGGVGMMLVGGGGIHPSGQELPDLPQMYEDSCIPALKRMVNRIKEYDVCFGVQLLHGGRQSYLEEKVAPSAIPAPAVVKGQVRALEIEEIKNLADCFGQAARRCREAGFDFIELHGAHGYLINQFLAPNSNIRTDEYGGSFENRTRFLFEVIDAVKKTAGADYPVGIRINGNDYIENGWELKDTLRIAPLLEQAGAAYIHVSGGVYGSTELTIPSMYTPQGCFIHMAEAVKQVVNVPVITVGRIKDPEMANAAIRDGKADMVALGRSIIADPEYPNKAKSGNASLIRPCVGCCLGCIHAVLAKEPGSCVVNPDVGREFKLAEEKAPEKIQKILVAGAGPSGLAAARMFAQKGHQVKILEKDSDQGGLLALAATAPGRGELGDILRFFRNELERLGVAVDYNTPLSADVLTAFDPDHVILARARCRICL from the coding sequence ATGCTGTCAGATCTTTTCAGTCCCATCCGGATCCAACACATGGAAGTGAAGAATCGGCTGCTTATGTCGGCCATGAGTATTAATTTCGGTGTGGATGAAAATTGCCATGTCACGGACCAGCTTACCGAATACTTTGCGGCCCGGGCCAAGGGCGGTGTCGGCATGATGCTTGTGGGCGGCGGCGGGATTCATCCCAGCGGTCAGGAACTGCCTGATCTTCCCCAGATGTATGAAGATTCATGTATCCCGGCGTTAAAAAGAATGGTGAATCGGATTAAAGAATATGATGTCTGTTTTGGGGTTCAGCTACTGCACGGCGGCCGCCAGTCCTATCTGGAAGAAAAAGTGGCGCCCTCTGCGATTCCTGCGCCTGCGGTGGTTAAAGGGCAAGTGCGTGCTCTGGAAATCGAAGAGATAAAAAACCTTGCCGACTGTTTTGGTCAGGCGGCCCGGCGTTGCCGGGAGGCTGGTTTTGATTTCATTGAACTGCACGGGGCACACGGCTACCTGATCAACCAGTTCCTGGCACCTAATTCCAATATCCGGACAGATGAGTACGGCGGAAGTTTTGAGAATCGTACCCGGTTCTTATTTGAGGTGATTGACGCAGTAAAGAAAACTGCCGGCGCGGACTATCCTGTGGGGATCCGCATCAATGGCAACGATTATATCGAAAATGGGTGGGAGCTTAAAGATACCCTGCGTATTGCACCGCTCTTGGAGCAGGCCGGGGCGGCGTATATTCATGTGTCCGGTGGTGTTTACGGGTCCACGGAGTTGACCATTCCGTCCATGTATACGCCCCAGGGGTGCTTTATCCATATGGCCGAAGCAGTCAAGCAGGTGGTTAATGTGCCCGTGATCACTGTCGGGCGGATCAAGGATCCTGAGATGGCCAATGCCGCCATCAGAGACGGCAAAGCAGATATGGTGGCATTGGGGCGCTCGATTATTGCAGATCCGGAATATCCGAACAAGGCCAAATCCGGTAATGCCTCCCTTATCCGGCCCTGTGTGGGGTGTTGCCTGGGGTGTATTCATGCTGTGCTGGCCAAAGAGCCTGGGTCTTGTGTGGTTAACCCGGATGTGGGCCGGGAGTTTAAACTGGCCGAAGAAAAAGCGCCGGAAAAGATTCAGAAAATCCTTGTGGCAGGCGCCGGGCCTTCCGGACTTGCTGCGGCCAGGATGTTTGCCCAAAAAGGGCATCAGGTGAAAATATTAGAAAAAGATTCGGATCAGGGCGGGCTTCTGGCCCTGGCAGCGACGGCCCCCGGCAGAGGAGAGCTGGGTGATATTTTACGCTTTTTTCGAAATGAGCTTGAGCGTCTTGGTGTGGCCGTGGATTATAATACACCTTTGTCGGCAGACGTATTGACCGCCTTTGACCCTGATCATGTGATTCTGGCACGGGCTCGATGCCGGATATGCCTGTGA
- a CDS encoding STAS domain-containing protein, with product MSEIVTSADQITIKPGEDVVASMAEAFKGELLSAVDSSEGTLVIDLEGVSMVDSVGIGVIIAVYNSLSQVNRQLKVINVAHDIYGLFSTMRLNRRFTVEEA from the coding sequence ATGAGTGAAATAGTCACGAGTGCGGACCAGATTACGATAAAGCCCGGTGAAGATGTGGTTGCGTCTATGGCTGAAGCGTTTAAGGGGGAACTGCTTTCCGCTGTCGATTCTTCTGAGGGTACCTTGGTTATTGATCTTGAGGGTGTGAGTATGGTGGATTCAGTTGGTATTGGCGTGATTATTGCCGTTTATAATTCGCTGAGCCAGGTCAATCGTCAGTTAAAGGTCATCAATGTTGCACATGATATTTACGGCCTGTTTTCAACCATGAGGCTGAACCGCCGTTTTACCGTGGAAGAGGCCTAA
- the grpE gene encoding nucleotide exchange factor GrpE, with the protein MVLKENKKQADGKEEKTDIPDTPEADEQKNSDEGNDPATKDDDEGLEDQLNAQKDKVLRLSAEFENFKKRKQREIDEFKKFANETIFRQLLSVVDNLERAIDSATDAVDETSLLEGVKLTHKEMLKLFESFNVTLVEAENQPFDPNFHQAVTHAQNNDVPDNTVTNVLQKGYLLHDRLLRPAMVVVSKKVENQTQEKTQED; encoded by the coding sequence TTGGTACTCAAAGAGAATAAAAAACAAGCTGACGGGAAAGAGGAAAAAACTGATATCCCGGACACTCCTGAGGCAGACGAGCAAAAAAATTCCGATGAGGGAAACGACCCGGCAACCAAGGATGATGACGAAGGGCTTGAAGATCAGTTAAATGCGCAAAAAGACAAAGTACTCAGATTATCTGCAGAATTTGAAAATTTCAAAAAGCGAAAACAAAGAGAAATTGATGAATTCAAAAAGTTTGCCAATGAAACTATTTTCAGACAGCTTCTTTCAGTCGTGGATAATCTTGAGCGTGCAATCGATTCAGCAACGGATGCCGTGGACGAAACCAGCCTGCTTGAAGGCGTAAAATTGACGCACAAAGAGATGCTCAAGCTGTTTGAATCCTTCAACGTGACGCTGGTTGAGGCAGAAAATCAGCCCTTTGACCCCAACTTCCATCAGGCCGTCACCCATGCACAGAATAATGATGTGCCGGACAATACTGTCACAAATGTCCTGCAAAAAGGATATCTCCTTCATGACAGACTGCTCAGACCAGCCATGGTAGTTGTCTCAAAAAAAGTTGAGAATCAGACTCAAGAAAAAACTCAGGAAGACTAA